In Chitinophagaceae bacterium C216, the genomic stretch TAACATTCAAAATGTCTTGAAGAGTATAATCTGGACAAGCTCCTTTTTTTGATGCCACAAATGCACCTATGCGGCAGGCAAAGTCCAGAGATGCATCTGGCAAAGTTCCCGATACATGTTGGGATAAAAAACCGGCAAGAAAGGCATCCCCACTTCCTATAGTATCTGCCACTTGTACTTTATAGCCGTTATGATTATAAAACTGTTCTTGATAAAATAGTGTTGCACCATGTGCTCCCTTGGTAACCAGTATAGTGGGAATGGTAAATGTTGAGCTTAATATATGTACTTGCTTTTCAAAAGTATCTGTATCGGTATACCAAGAAGCGATAAGAGTAAGTTCGTGGTCATTCAATTTTAAAATATCTGCCTGTTGTAATAACGCCGTTACAGTGTCTTTGGTATAATGGGGTGGACGTAAATTGATATCTACAATCTTGTTTTTTGCACTTTTTAATAATTCAAATAAAGTTGTTCGTGAGTGTTCACTACGGGCTAGCAGACTACCACATATGAAATAATCTGCTTCTTTTACCATCTGCAATAGCGAAGGAGTAATATCGATATAATCCCATGCTACTGGCTGTACGATGTCGTATTCCATCTCATTACCAATTTGAGTGGCAATTACCGTTCCGGTGGGCTTTTCAGCATCTGTTTGAATATGAGATGTGACTACTTGATGGTCTTGCAGAAAACGAATCAGCTCCTTCCCGTTTTCATCGTCGCCTATTTTCGAAATCAAAGCTGCCTGTTGTCCCAGCCTGTTTAGGTGATAACACACATTCATAGGGGCACCTCCGGGTACTTTTCCGGTTGGTAATATGTCCCAGAGAATTTCGCCAAAACAGATAGCATTCATATAGCTTCTTTTAACAAATAAAGAAAGGAGGATGCAGAAATGTATCCCCTCCATACACCCTCCTTTGGATGAATTAAA encodes the following:
- the scrK gene encoding Fructokinase produces the protein MNAICFGEILWDILPTGKVPGGAPMNVCYHLNRLGQQAALISKIGDDENGKELIRFLQDHQVVTSHIQTDAEKPTGTVIATQIGNEMEYDIVQPVAWDYIDITPSLLQMVKEADYFICGSLLARSEHSRTTLFELLKSAKNKIVDINLRPPHYTKDTVTALLQQADILKLNDHELTLIASWYTDTDTFEKQVHILSSTFTIPTILVTKGAHGATLFYQEQFYNHNGYKVQVADTIGSGDAFLAGFLSQHVSGTLPDASLDFACRIGAFVASKKGACPDYTLQDILNVIQ